CGAAATCATGGATGCCCTCATGATGATATTTCTGAGCAAAGAAAAGAGCGAGCTGAGCACAGTTCCGGGGCTTGAACTTCTGAAAAGACAGATAAGAGAGTCTGTCAACACCATCACTGGTTTTGTTGGTGATAGAGAGAAATACGGCGTTTTGAACGTTTATCTTTATATAAAGGCCTTTGCGACCACCGAGTGAGGTGGGAACATGTCGGATGTTCTCAGTCAGGAAGAGATAAACCAGTTGATTGAAGCGTTGATGAAAGGAGAACTGAAAGAAGAAGACCTTCTGAAAGAAGAAGAGGAGAAGAAGGTCAAGCCTTACGATTTCAAAAGGCCGAGCAAGTTTTCTAAAGAGCAGCTTCGAACGTTCCAGATGATACATGAGAACTTTGGAAGAGCGCTTTCGACGTACCTTTCTGGAAGGCTGAGAACATTCGTTGACGTAGAGATCAGCATCGACCAGCTCACCTATGAAGAGTTCATAAGGTCTGTGATGATTCCCTCCTTCATCGTCATCTTCACAGGAGACGTGTTCGAGGGCAGTGCCATATTCGAGATGAGGCTCGATCTCTTCTACACCATACTGGATATCATCATGGGAGGTCCCGGGAACAATCCTCCAAACAGAACCCCTACTGACATCGAAACCTCCATAATGAGAAGAGAAGTGACGAACATTCTCACGCTTCTTGCTCAGGCGTGGAGCGATTTTCAGTATTTCATCCCTTCGATAGAAAACATCGAAACCAACCCACAGTTTGTTCAGATCGTTCCTCCAAACGAAATAGTGCTTCTTGTGACCGCCTCTGTTTCCTGGGGAGAGTTCACGAGTTTCATCAACGTGTGCTGGCCCTTCTCTCTTCTGGAACCTTTCCTTGAAAAACTTTCCAACAGGTTCTGGATGATGGGCAGAAAGCCAGAAAGGATCGAAGAAAGGGTTGAGGAACTCAAAGTGGTTTCTCAGAGCGTTCCACTGACGGTGCAGGCTGTGATTGGGGAAGCCCATCTAACTCTGAGGGAAGTGCTGAATCTTCAGGAAGGCGATGTGATAAGGCTCAACACCCATTACAAAGACGAGATAAGGGTTGATGTAGAAGGAAGGCCAAAGTTCAGGGGAATTCCGGGAAAGTTCAAGGGAAAGTACGCTGTGAAGATCACCGGTGAGTACACCAATGGAGGTGAAGAAGAATGACGGAGAACGAATTTCTCTCTCAGGAGGAAATAGATAAGCTGCTCGGTGGAGAAGCAGAAGGTGTTCTCACACCAGAAGAAAAGGACATGATCGGTGAAATTGGAAACATCGCTATGGGAAGTGCCGCAACGACGCTCTCTATGATTCTGGGAAGGAACGTCAACATCACCGTTCCAACGGTTCGTGAAGAAAAAATGAAGAACGTGAAAAGCGATTTCAAGGGCGAAAAAGTGGTTGTGAGTGTAGAGTACACCGAGGGATTGAAAGGGCTGAACGTTCTCGTCCTGGAAAAAAGTCTGGTCGCTGCAATTGCTGATCTCATGATGGGTGGAAGTGGCGAGGTGGAAAGTGAGGAACTCGATGAGATCAAACTCAGCGCCATAGGAGAGGCCATGAATCAGATGATGGGAAGTGCCGCAACTTCTCTTTCGGAACTTCTGGGGATAACCGTGAACATCTCTCCTCCAAAGGTTGAAATTCTGAACTTCGACGATCCCAACACGAAATTTCCACCGGTTGTGGACGATCCAGAAAAGGATGTTGCCATTGTGGAATTCGAGATCGAGATAGAAGGGCTTCCGAAATCCAAATTCTACCAGGTGATCGGAGCAGACCTTGTCAAGAAAATGTACGAGTACTTCGCCAAAGCGCATAAAGAAGAAACTGAAGAAAAGAAAGAAGAAAAGAAAGATGAAAAGAAGGTAAAGGTCGAACCGGTGGAGTTTTCGGAGTTGAAACCATCTGGAGCGGCTAAGGTAGAGATTCCTCAGGACAAGCTCGAGATGCTGCTTGACATTCCTCTAAAGGTGACAGTGGAACTTGGAAGGACAAAGATGACACTGAAACGTGTTCTTGAGATGATACCAGGCTCCATCATAGAACTCGACAAACTCACCGGTGAGCCGGTGGACATCTTCGTCAACGGGAAACTCATAGCCCGTGGAGAGGTCGTTGTGATAGATGAGAACTTCGGTGTGAGGGTAACAGAGATCGTGAGTCCAAAGGAAAGGCTGGAACTTCTCAACGAATGATGTTTTCAATTCCCCATTCCAGAAGTTCTGGATGTTCGCGTGAGAGAAAGTTTGGATCTCTCAGCAATTCCGAATGGGGAATACTACCTTTCTTGAGACGGAGAATTTTTGCGATGTAGTCTTTCATCTCTTTCACATCCTGAAGCGTTCCCACCCTTCCGTGTCCTGGAACACAGTAATGGGCACCTGTTTTTTCTATCTCTTCCAGTGCCGATATCCACGTCGACAGATCACTGTCTGGCACTATCTCGGCATGGATTCCCGTGGTGAGCAGGTCTCCGCACACGACGATCTTTTCGTTTTTCAAAATGAAAA
This genomic window from Thermotoga sp. SG1 contains:
- the fliM gene encoding flagellar motor switch protein FliM; the encoded protein is MSDVLSQEEINQLIEALMKGELKEEDLLKEEEEKKVKPYDFKRPSKFSKEQLRTFQMIHENFGRALSTYLSGRLRTFVDVEISIDQLTYEEFIRSVMIPSFIVIFTGDVFEGSAIFEMRLDLFYTILDIIMGGPGNNPPNRTPTDIETSIMRREVTNILTLLAQAWSDFQYFIPSIENIETNPQFVQIVPPNEIVLLVTASVSWGEFTSFINVCWPFSLLEPFLEKLSNRFWMMGRKPERIEERVEELKVVSQSVPLTVQAVIGEAHLTLREVLNLQEGDVIRLNTHYKDEIRVDVEGRPKFRGIPGKFKGKYAVKITGEYTNGGEEE
- the fliY gene encoding flagellar motor switch phosphatase FliY; translation: MTENEFLSQEEIDKLLGGEAEGVLTPEEKDMIGEIGNIAMGSAATTLSMILGRNVNITVPTVREEKMKNVKSDFKGEKVVVSVEYTEGLKGLNVLVLEKSLVAAIADLMMGGSGEVESEELDEIKLSAIGEAMNQMMGSAATSLSELLGITVNISPPKVEILNFDDPNTKFPPVVDDPEKDVAIVEFEIEIEGLPKSKFYQVIGADLVKKMYEYFAKAHKEETEEKKEEKKDEKKVKVEPVEFSELKPSGAAKVEIPQDKLEMLLDIPLKVTVELGRTKMTLKRVLEMIPGSIIELDKLTGEPVDIFVNGKLIARGEVVVIDENFGVRVTEIVSPKERLELLNE